A genome region from Gouania willdenowi chromosome 9, fGouWil2.1, whole genome shotgun sequence includes the following:
- the tmem230b gene encoding transmembrane protein 230b, which translates to MPARSVVTEGLPHSKVRYSRLASDDDGYTDLQFKRSPPKVPYKAIALAAVLFLIGSVLIIIGALLLAGYFNVEHSDRTVPVLIIGILVFLPGIYHLRIAYYASKGYPGYSYDDIPDFDD; encoded by the exons ATGCCTGCTCGTAGCGTGGTGACGGAAGGTCTACCTCACAGTAAAGTGCGCTATTCTCGGCTAGCCTCTGACGATGACGGCTACACTGATTTACAG TTCAAAAGGAGTCCACCTAAAGTCCCCTACAAAGCCATAGCGCTCGCCGCAGTCCTCTTCTTAATCGGCTCAGTCCTGATCATCATCGGTGCTCTTCTCCTCGCTGGATACTTTAATGTCGAG CACTCAGACCGCACCGTGCCTGTCCTCATCATCGGGATCCTGGTCTTCCTACCTGGGATTTATCACCTGCGGATAGCCTACTATGCATCAAAGGGTTACCCAGGATACTCCTATGATGACATCCCCGATTTTGATGACTGA